A genomic window from Mesosutterella faecium includes:
- a CDS encoding helix-turn-helix domain-containing protein: MVKRLTFQERIDVVKYAARHGNSGTARHFGITATQVDSWTAFEKAGRRELYEPAYKPPKITEELLQSIFFDLDNGLSLLQACVKYGFKNTGNLCVALEKSRSEKSLPARPSAKGSRGPGS; this comes from the coding sequence GTGGTCAAACGCCTCACCTTCCAAGAACGCATCGATGTCGTCAAATACGCCGCGAGGCACGGCAACTCAGGCACCGCCCGCCACTTCGGCATTACCGCAACGCAAGTGGATTCCTGGACGGCATTTGAGAAGGCCGGCCGCCGTGAGCTCTATGAGCCCGCTTACAAGCCGCCAAAAATCACTGAGGAGCTACTTCAGAGCATCTTTTTCGACCTGGACAACGGATTATCGCTTTTGCAAGCCTGCGTCAAATACGGCTTCAAGAACACAGGCAACCTCTGCGTCGCCTTGGAGAAATCAAGGAGTGAAAAGTCCCTGCCGGCGCGGCCGTCGGCCAAAGGATCCCGGGGCCCAGGCTCCTGA
- a CDS encoding DDE-type integrase/transposase/recombinase: MFSVKGQWVYLSPIMDLYSREIVGLACGTGQSRLLIKAMLDDFKQNMDARGVSLAGLLLHSDMGWQYQHGTYRSALARMGMRQSISRKGNCLDKAIIEIFFGRLKVELFYGQERKFKTAQELIDALPAMIRWYNRSASANAQAGNPSLNTLQNMKAPAGWRALWRKLPRS; this comes from the coding sequence ATGTTCAGCGTCAAAGGCCAGTGGGTGTACCTCTCGCCGATCATGGACTTGTACAGCCGCGAGATTGTCGGGCTTGCCTGCGGCACCGGCCAGAGCAGGCTCTTGATCAAGGCCATGCTCGATGACTTCAAGCAAAACATGGATGCGCGCGGCGTCAGCCTGGCAGGATTGCTGCTGCACAGCGACATGGGATGGCAGTACCAGCACGGCACCTATCGCAGCGCCCTGGCCCGGATGGGGATGCGGCAAAGCATAAGCCGCAAGGGTAACTGCCTTGACAAGGCAATCATCGAGATTTTCTTCGGGAGGCTCAAAGTGGAGCTGTTCTACGGGCAGGAGAGGAAATTCAAAACCGCCCAGGAACTGATCGATGCCTTGCCGGCCATGATTCGCTGGTACAACAGGAGCGCATCAGCAAACGCACAGGCTGGAAACCCTTCGCTGAATACTCTGCAGAATATGAAAGCGCCCGCCGGATGGCGGGCGCTTTGGCGGAAACTCCCGCGATCCTAG
- a CDS encoding IS1634 family transposase, translating to MDSSENASGKMNFSTYTDKQGRTYVYTYRNKWDPKKHQSRIAERHHVGRLDPQTRQVRVGKAFLALHPEYAGRDWYWAGNSLVSAQDVGEAEPQEPASDEGWEQNETVSMGCTWAAREYCILHGIRDDLKSVFGADLAEKLMDLAIFQFDAGQAMMLYSDWLSGVYLPGARPLSSQRISEVLEQVDRDKLKAYFKLRFKRSAEEARQRSALIKASLKPGSYVPPQMLALDSTSISTYSETIRDAAYGHAKQNPELRQVNLAFVCDYVTGEAVFAHIYEGSINDAASFREILFQMRDEGIELDKMLLVTDRGYSSIMNTQKSLELNLRFVQGVRVVEDSVKRKFDKHRKDFEKPACQSGLLEVAAVTAPDAEWRSNRQDVKVALHLYRNNIRAAKESFDLLKAIEKALKKKNEGRSVDSQAWQDVKNFLTCTKDDSGRPVWKPDYEAIEKETRYYGCFVIRTNEIADPFAALEIYRERNVVEQSFDQFKNEIHGDRIRSTDSTYIGRLFIYILAQTLRTRMSFSARAQTQRNSDLKLPGNSLTLALAKLRNVQATKLKTHNKWVSQQLAKKHRDLFTMLGLPVPPRVLKD from the coding sequence ATGGATTCTTCTGAAAACGCCTCCGGCAAAATGAACTTTTCCACTTACACGGACAAACAGGGAAGGACCTATGTCTACACCTACCGCAACAAGTGGGATCCAAAGAAGCATCAGTCGCGCATTGCGGAGCGGCATCATGTCGGCAGGCTGGATCCGCAGACCCGTCAGGTCCGTGTGGGAAAAGCCTTTCTTGCCCTTCATCCGGAATACGCCGGCAGGGACTGGTACTGGGCTGGAAACTCACTGGTCAGCGCACAGGACGTCGGAGAAGCGGAGCCGCAGGAACCGGCTTCCGATGAAGGCTGGGAGCAGAACGAGACCGTTTCCATGGGCTGCACCTGGGCGGCCCGGGAATACTGCATTCTCCACGGCATCAGGGATGACCTGAAGTCCGTGTTTGGTGCGGATCTTGCTGAAAAGCTCATGGATCTGGCCATCTTCCAGTTTGACGCCGGCCAGGCCATGATGCTCTACAGCGACTGGCTCTCAGGGGTTTATCTGCCGGGGGCCCGGCCTTTGTCCAGCCAGAGAATTTCCGAAGTTCTGGAACAGGTGGACCGCGACAAGCTCAAGGCCTATTTCAAGCTCCGCTTCAAACGCTCTGCCGAGGAAGCCCGGCAGCGCAGCGCCCTGATCAAAGCCTCGCTCAAGCCCGGCAGCTATGTCCCGCCGCAAATGCTGGCGCTGGACAGCACGAGCATCTCCACCTACTCCGAGACGATCAGAGACGCCGCCTACGGTCATGCCAAACAGAACCCGGAACTCAGGCAGGTCAACCTCGCCTTCGTCTGCGACTACGTCACCGGAGAGGCAGTCTTCGCCCACATTTACGAGGGGTCCATCAATGACGCGGCCTCTTTCCGTGAAATCCTTTTCCAGATGCGGGACGAAGGCATTGAACTGGACAAGATGCTCCTTGTCACGGACCGCGGCTACAGCAGCATCATGAACACCCAGAAATCCCTGGAGCTGAACCTGCGGTTCGTCCAGGGCGTGCGGGTCGTCGAGGACTCGGTCAAACGAAAGTTCGACAAACACAGGAAGGATTTTGAAAAACCCGCCTGCCAGTCCGGCCTGCTGGAGGTTGCCGCCGTCACCGCGCCTGACGCCGAATGGCGCTCCAACCGCCAGGACGTCAAGGTTGCCCTCCATCTCTACAGAAACAACATCCGGGCAGCAAAGGAATCTTTTGACCTGCTCAAGGCCATCGAGAAAGCCTTGAAAAAGAAGAATGAAGGGCGTTCTGTCGACAGCCAGGCCTGGCAGGACGTTAAAAATTTTCTGACCTGCACAAAGGATGACTCAGGACGCCCGGTATGGAAGCCTGACTACGAAGCAATCGAAAAGGAAACGCGCTATTACGGCTGCTTTGTCATCCGCACCAATGAGATTGCGGATCCTTTCGCCGCTTTGGAAATCTATCGGGAAAGGAATGTGGTCGAGCAGTCCTTTGACCAGTTTAAAAACGAAATCCACGGCGACAGGATCCGCTCGACGGACAGCACCTACATCGGCCGGCTGTTCATTTACATCCTCGCGCAGACCCTCAGGACCAGGATGTCCTTCAGTGCGAGGGCTCAGACTCAAAGAAATTCTGATCTGAAGCTCCCGGGCAATTCCCTGACCCTCGCACTGGCCAAACTCAGGAACGTCCAGGCCACGAAGCTGAAGACTCACAACAAATGGGTCAGCCAGCAGTTAGCAAAAAAGCATCGTGATTTGTTCACGATGCTTGGTCTTCCCGTTCCTCCCAGGGTTCTTAAAGACTAG
- a CDS encoding argininosuccinate lyase produces MKRDEFFWISEINKATVVVNLKHGLLTRQLASEAARGIAAVEKAAEEDPAKRVNKYITYEPMLIAATGPEVTAIHAGRSSQDILSTMRVAIDRDDALSICGALDAVIEKMLELARANRGTIVPNYTNGVAAQPNSYAHYLLGFIAAFQRDRERLAQCLVRSNECSMGATVLNGTGWPLDRRAMAEALGFDRPRRNAFDCTCETPVDFPLEVASIAGSIAIHVGSFVSDVMVQYAQPRPWIILQEGGENTYVSSAMPQKRNPGLMNNCRADASDVLAEMNAVYIRAHNLVPGMVDGKSSAKNSRMASRAVAMLQRFLKVLGALRINPERALEELNSDWTASQEIADRLMRDHGLPFRIGHHMASRMVSWARANNVLPKAFPYEQMKKIYREEIEQEFPEASPELPLSEAEFLDALDPKKIVEGRKTEGSCAPAEVDAMIKEFGAKLEAGKAEAQKLRAQIDSALEKLEGEFKACM; encoded by the coding sequence GTGAAGCGTGACGAATTTTTCTGGATCTCTGAAATCAACAAGGCGACCGTCGTCGTCAACCTGAAGCACGGCCTTCTCACCAGGCAGCTCGCCTCCGAGGCGGCGCGGGGAATCGCCGCGGTCGAAAAGGCCGCGGAAGAAGATCCCGCAAAGCGCGTGAACAAGTACATCACCTATGAGCCGATGCTCATTGCCGCCACCGGCCCCGAAGTGACCGCGATTCACGCAGGCCGCTCGAGCCAGGACATCCTCTCGACGATGAGAGTCGCGATCGACCGCGACGACGCGCTTTCCATCTGCGGGGCGCTCGATGCCGTGATTGAAAAGATGCTGGAGCTCGCCCGCGCGAACCGCGGCACGATCGTCCCCAACTACACGAACGGCGTGGCCGCGCAGCCCAACAGCTACGCGCACTACCTGCTCGGCTTCATCGCCGCGTTCCAGCGCGACCGCGAGCGGCTCGCGCAGTGCCTCGTGCGCAGCAACGAGTGCTCCATGGGCGCTACGGTTCTCAACGGCACCGGCTGGCCGCTGGACCGCAGGGCCATGGCCGAGGCGCTCGGGTTCGACCGTCCGCGCCGCAACGCCTTCGACTGCACCTGCGAGACGCCCGTGGACTTCCCGCTCGAGGTCGCCTCAATCGCTGGCTCGATTGCGATCCACGTGGGTTCTTTTGTGAGCGACGTCATGGTCCAGTATGCGCAGCCGCGCCCCTGGATCATCCTGCAGGAAGGCGGCGAGAACACCTACGTGTCCTCCGCAATGCCCCAGAAGAGGAACCCCGGGCTCATGAACAACTGCCGCGCCGACGCCTCCGACGTGCTCGCCGAAATGAACGCGGTCTACATCCGCGCCCACAACCTCGTGCCTGGCATGGTCGACGGCAAGAGCTCGGCCAAGAACAGCCGCATGGCCTCCCGCGCGGTGGCGATGCTGCAGCGCTTCCTCAAGGTGCTGGGTGCGCTGCGGATCAACCCAGAGCGCGCTCTCGAGGAGCTCAACAGCGACTGGACGGCCTCGCAGGAAATCGCCGACCGGCTGATGCGCGACCACGGACTGCCCTTCCGTATCGGGCACCACATGGCCAGTCGCATGGTTTCCTGGGCTCGCGCGAACAACGTGCTGCCGAAGGCCTTCCCTTACGAGCAGATGAAGAAGATCTACCGCGAGGAGATCGAGCAGGAGTTCCCCGAGGCCTCCCCGGAGCTGCCGTTGAGCGAGGCGGAGTTCCTGGACGCCCTGGATCCGAAGAAGATCGTGGAGGGCAGGAAGACCGAGGGGAGCTGCGCCCCGGCTGAGGTGGACGCGATGATCAAGGAGTTCGGCGCGAAGCTTGAGGCCGGGAAGGCCGAGGCGCAGAAACTGCGCGCTCAGATCGACAGTGCCCTCGAAAAGCTCGAAGGCGAGTTCAAGGCCTGCATGTAA
- a CDS encoding LysR family transcriptional regulator, whose product MSKADDLTCWRYFAAFAKAGTLTAAANALQVEVSSISRAISGLEKALGCALIRHSSRPQTLTEAGQTALKRITPILRAHESLKQTLMDDKKTLSGNIRLSSAPGFASRQLIPLLQEFKKLYSAITVEILTGFKESDVQKGLCDVATLTGVPQLPGLCFMSRGRNVYLPVASPRYIEQHGMPLEPRQLKNHAGLVYNGPVRPETRALQRGERTEPVIFSTCTRSTDILAIRTALLDGLGVAVDMPLVQIYQDLNKGTLVPILPGWFRPPLECFIVTSRSAWHLKRIRIFLEWYATIMQKQFAFYESQVEGIVALPKDSGRWDKKELYRT is encoded by the coding sequence ATGTCAAAAGCCGATGATCTGACCTGCTGGCGCTACTTCGCCGCCTTCGCGAAAGCCGGAACACTCACGGCCGCCGCGAACGCCCTGCAGGTGGAAGTCTCCAGCATCTCGCGCGCCATCTCGGGACTCGAGAAGGCGCTGGGCTGCGCGCTGATCCGCCACAGCTCCCGCCCCCAGACCCTCACCGAGGCGGGACAGACTGCGCTCAAGCGCATCACGCCGATCCTGAGGGCCCACGAGTCTCTCAAGCAGACCCTGATGGACGACAAGAAAACGCTCTCGGGGAACATCCGCCTGTCCTCCGCACCGGGGTTCGCCTCGCGGCAGCTCATCCCGTTGCTGCAGGAGTTCAAGAAGCTCTATTCCGCCATCACCGTGGAAATCCTCACCGGATTCAAGGAAAGCGACGTGCAGAAGGGCCTGTGCGACGTGGCGACGCTCACCGGCGTGCCGCAGCTGCCGGGGCTGTGCTTCATGAGCCGCGGGCGCAACGTCTACCTGCCGGTGGCGAGTCCGCGCTACATCGAGCAGCACGGCATGCCGCTCGAGCCGCGGCAGCTCAAGAACCACGCGGGCCTCGTCTACAACGGGCCAGTGAGGCCGGAGACCCGGGCGCTGCAGCGCGGGGAGCGCACCGAGCCGGTCATTTTTTCCACCTGCACCCGCTCGACCGACATTCTCGCGATCCGGACCGCGCTCCTCGACGGCCTGGGGGTAGCCGTGGACATGCCGCTCGTGCAGATCTACCAGGACCTCAACAAGGGCACGCTCGTTCCCATCCTTCCGGGCTGGTTCAGGCCGCCCCTCGAGTGCTTCATCGTGACCAGCCGCTCCGCCTGGCACCTGAAGCGCATCCGCATTTTCCTCGAGTGGTACGCAACGATCATGCAGAAGCAGTTCGCCTTCTACGAGTCGCAGGTGGAAGGCATCGTCGCGCTGCCGAAGGACTCCGGCCGCTGGGACAAGAAGGAGCTCTACAGAACCTGA
- a CDS encoding SGNH/GDSL hydrolase family protein: MNTMWKKCICAAAVMTLMGSAAALENTVKPQVTEPIAKAPKVALLIGNSYSFYNCGVHGYLRGFMKESNPKLGMKTRMITISSGPLSFHDMKFYLSPHEQDPYAHVENGRLTKPMFDVVIMQGHSEAATSDKRLPYFRKYAVQDAKLVREAGSTPLLVMTWPRQNKPADIKKIADRTIEIGNEAGVRVVPVGLAFAEALKEKPDLVMYQPDKSHPSAAGSYLYGAVLYSVLFHKSPEAINYLGECEKPLPPETAQFLRRIAWKTVTEFYGWKLP; encoded by the coding sequence ATGAATACGATGTGGAAGAAGTGCATCTGCGCAGCGGCCGTCATGACCCTGATGGGGTCGGCCGCAGCCCTGGAAAACACGGTGAAGCCCCAGGTCACCGAACCGATCGCCAAAGCCCCGAAGGTGGCCCTGCTGATCGGAAACTCATACTCCTTCTACAACTGCGGCGTGCACGGCTACCTGCGCGGCTTCATGAAGGAGTCGAATCCGAAGCTCGGCATGAAGACGCGCATGATCACCATCAGCTCGGGGCCGCTTTCCTTCCACGACATGAAGTTCTACCTGAGCCCGCATGAGCAGGATCCGTACGCCCATGTGGAAAACGGCAGGCTCACGAAACCGATGTTCGACGTCGTGATCATGCAGGGGCACTCTGAGGCGGCCACCTCGGACAAGCGCCTGCCCTACTTCCGCAAGTACGCGGTGCAGGACGCGAAGCTCGTGCGCGAGGCGGGCAGCACCCCGCTGCTGGTCATGACCTGGCCGCGCCAGAACAAGCCCGCCGACATCAAAAAGATCGCCGACCGCACGATCGAGATCGGCAATGAAGCCGGCGTGCGTGTCGTGCCCGTGGGGCTCGCCTTCGCCGAAGCGCTCAAGGAGAAGCCCGATCTCGTGATGTACCAGCCCGACAAGAGCCACCCGAGCGCCGCGGGCTCATACCTTTACGGCGCGGTGCTCTACTCGGTCCTTTTCCATAAGTCGCCCGAGGCGATCAACTACCTCGGCGAGTGCGAAAAGCCCCTGCCCCCCGAGACCGCCCAGTTCCTGCGCAGAATCGCCTGGAAGACCGTGACGGAATTCTACGGCTGGAAGCTGCCTTAA
- a CDS encoding molybdopterin-dependent oxidoreductase, whose amino-acid sequence MEVSRRSFFKRGFLLGGLGTGLSGAAAAASGHKKAPYKLTGVQEFTNICCYCSGGCGTICSTRNGELVNLEGDPDNPVNLGGLCPKGAAMWGLRSIVTADRRVQAHPDRVIYPMVRRPGSKKWERISWEQAASEIARHVKKTRDATFVEKESGVTVNRCDGIATFGAAQLNNEEAWLVQKFTRSLGSVTIDNQTRVCHSSTVSGLAPSFGRGSMTNHWCDLANSDVLMTIGSNNVENHPLSSRWVERAQDKGATWIVVDPRFSRSAARADIYARIRPGTDIAFFGGLINYILQNELYQKEYVLHYTNAACLISPDFSFDPETGLFSGWDPKTKRYSNKTWGYNYDKTAAWKTDAGSQFAWVKKPGTPKFKTPDLEILKRDMTLKDPNCVLNIMKRHYARYTPEAVSRVTGMDIDVMKKVWQVYASTGRPERSGTFIYALGLTQHTYGSQNCRAMCVIQLLLGNVGVAGGGINALRGEPNVQGSTDVGATSHQAPGYLNWPDANKHPTLADYLSRETYAAGYYSNKPKFWVSALKEWFGKNATYDNDYCYDLLPKIGVGRDGGDYSTIMSFNEMRDNKIKGYFVWGMNPAHSAANAKHVRHAMANLDWMVVADWFQTETSTFWEAPDMKPEEVKTEVYFLPAALIYEKAGSINNSGRWMQWRQKAVEPAGEAKSDFEIMMDLWAHIRALYDKEGGACKDQILKANFDYTIDGKPDLRALCWAINGYECDSGRLLKGYSELGADGSTACGIWIFSGYYNNEADKMDPMKQPTARRGKEDPTGLGLFPQWSFAWPANRRIIYNRASADPQGRPWNPKKALVAWDGQKWIQNDVGDFVTAKGPDDNAFFMTWEQRARLFAYPMADGPLPEHFEPLEAPVKNGLNGQGSNPCMRFADDPSVQRGTPEEFPYAVTTYSVVEHWQSGTQTRNIPWLDEIMPSNFIEISTELAKEKGIKNGDMVRVWNKRGSVKVPAMVTIRMKPMQVEGKTVHVVGMPHHFSWATKFATGDNVNDLTPNVGDPNSWIPEYKAFLVNLEKAA is encoded by the coding sequence ATGGAAGTTTCCCGCAGAAGTTTCTTTAAGCGCGGTTTTCTTTTGGGAGGACTCGGGACCGGACTGTCCGGCGCCGCAGCTGCCGCCTCCGGCCATAAAAAGGCGCCCTACAAGCTCACCGGGGTCCAGGAATTCACCAACATCTGCTGCTACTGCTCCGGCGGCTGCGGCACGATCTGCTCGACGCGCAACGGCGAGCTCGTGAACCTCGAGGGCGACCCCGACAATCCGGTGAACCTCGGCGGCCTGTGCCCGAAGGGAGCGGCCATGTGGGGGCTGCGCAGCATCGTCACCGCGGACCGCCGCGTCCAGGCGCACCCCGACCGCGTCATCTATCCGATGGTGCGCCGCCCGGGCTCGAAGAAATGGGAAAGGATCAGTTGGGAGCAGGCCGCCAGCGAAATCGCGCGCCACGTGAAAAAGACCCGCGACGCGACCTTCGTTGAGAAGGAGTCCGGAGTCACCGTGAACCGCTGCGACGGCATCGCCACCTTCGGCGCGGCCCAGCTCAACAACGAGGAGGCCTGGCTCGTACAGAAGTTCACGCGCAGCCTCGGCTCGGTCACGATCGACAACCAGACGCGCGTGTGCCACTCCTCGACCGTCTCGGGCCTCGCCCCGAGCTTCGGCCGCGGCTCGATGACAAACCACTGGTGCGATCTCGCCAACTCCGACGTCCTCATGACGATCGGCTCGAACAACGTCGAAAACCACCCGCTGTCCTCGCGCTGGGTCGAGCGCGCCCAGGACAAGGGCGCAACCTGGATCGTGGTCGACCCCCGCTTCTCGCGCTCGGCAGCCCGCGCCGACATCTACGCGCGCATCCGCCCCGGCACAGACATCGCCTTTTTCGGCGGCCTCATCAACTACATCCTGCAAAACGAGCTCTACCAGAAAGAGTACGTCCTGCACTACACGAACGCGGCCTGCCTGATCAGCCCGGACTTCAGCTTCGATCCCGAGACCGGCCTGTTCTCGGGCTGGGATCCGAAGACGAAGCGCTATTCGAACAAGACCTGGGGCTACAACTACGACAAGACCGCGGCCTGGAAGACCGACGCGGGCTCGCAGTTCGCCTGGGTGAAGAAGCCCGGAACCCCGAAGTTCAAGACGCCGGATCTGGAGATCCTCAAGCGCGACATGACGCTCAAGGACCCGAACTGCGTGCTCAACATCATGAAGCGCCACTACGCGCGCTACACCCCCGAGGCAGTCTCGCGCGTGACCGGAATGGACATCGACGTGATGAAGAAGGTCTGGCAGGTCTACGCCTCGACCGGCAGGCCCGAGCGCTCCGGCACCTTCATCTACGCCCTCGGCCTCACGCAGCACACCTACGGCTCGCAGAACTGCCGCGCGATGTGCGTGATCCAGCTGCTGCTCGGCAACGTGGGCGTGGCCGGCGGCGGCATCAACGCGCTGCGCGGCGAGCCCAACGTCCAGGGCTCGACCGACGTCGGCGCGACCTCCCACCAGGCCCCGGGCTACCTCAACTGGCCTGACGCGAACAAGCACCCGACGCTCGCCGACTACCTCTCGCGCGAAACTTACGCAGCCGGCTACTACTCGAACAAGCCGAAGTTCTGGGTCTCGGCCCTGAAGGAATGGTTCGGCAAAAACGCGACCTACGACAACGACTACTGCTACGACCTGCTGCCTAAGATCGGCGTGGGCCGCGACGGCGGGGACTACTCCACGATCATGTCGTTCAACGAGATGCGCGACAACAAGATCAAAGGCTACTTCGTCTGGGGCATGAATCCGGCGCATTCGGCCGCGAACGCGAAGCACGTGCGCCACGCGATGGCCAACCTCGACTGGATGGTCGTCGCCGACTGGTTCCAGACGGAAACCTCGACCTTCTGGGAAGCCCCGGACATGAAGCCCGAGGAGGTGAAGACCGAGGTCTACTTCCTGCCGGCCGCGCTCATCTACGAGAAGGCGGGCTCGATCAACAACTCCGGCCGCTGGATGCAGTGGCGCCAGAAGGCCGTGGAGCCCGCCGGCGAGGCGAAGTCCGACTTCGAGATCATGATGGACCTCTGGGCCCACATCCGCGCGCTTTACGACAAGGAAGGCGGCGCCTGCAAGGACCAGATCCTCAAGGCGAACTTCGACTACACGATCGACGGCAAGCCCGACCTGCGCGCGCTGTGCTGGGCGATCAACGGCTACGAGTGCGACAGCGGCCGGCTTCTCAAGGGCTACAGCGAGCTCGGCGCCGACGGCTCGACCGCCTGCGGCATCTGGATCTTCTCGGGCTACTACAACAACGAGGCCGACAAGATGGACCCGATGAAGCAGCCCACCGCGCGCCGCGGCAAGGAAGACCCCACCGGGCTCGGGCTCTTCCCGCAGTGGTCGTTCGCCTGGCCCGCGAACCGCAGGATCATCTACAACCGCGCTTCGGCCGACCCGCAGGGACGGCCCTGGAACCCGAAAAAGGCGCTCGTCGCCTGGGACGGCCAGAAGTGGATCCAGAACGACGTGGGCGACTTCGTCACCGCGAAGGGCCCCGACGACAACGCTTTCTTCATGACCTGGGAGCAGCGCGCCAGGCTCTTCGCCTATCCGATGGCCGACGGACCGCTGCCCGAGCACTTCGAGCCGCTCGAGGCCCCGGTCAAGAACGGCCTGAACGGGCAGGGCTCGAACCCCTGCATGCGCTTTGCCGACGATCCCTCCGTGCAGCGCGGCACCCCCGAGGAGTTCCCCTACGCGGTCACGACCTACTCGGTGGTCGAGCACTGGCAGTCCGGCACCCAGACCCGCAACATCCCCTGGCTCGACGAGATCATGCCCAGCAACTTCATCGAGATTTCCACCGAGCTTGCCAAGGAAAAGGGCATCAAGAACGGCGACATGGTCCGCGTCTGGAACAAGCGCGGCTCGGTCAAGGTGCCCGCCATGGTCACGATCCGCATGAAGCCGATGCAGGTGGAGGGCAAGACCGTGCACGTCGTCGGCATGCCGCACCACTTCTCCTGGGCCACGAAGTTCGCCACCGGCGACAACGTGAACGACCTGACCCCCAATGTCGGAGATCCGAACTCCTGGATCCCGGAGTACAAGGCGTTCCTCGTCAACCTTGAGAAAGCGGCTTGA
- a CDS encoding 4Fe-4S dicluster domain-containing protein: MANNKEVAILFDASHCTGCKGCQVACKQWNVLPSPLGLNATPFTGSYQCPPDLNGDTRLIMTFKETESGDKYHPINLAIGRRSCFHCTDAGCVKACSSGALYKKENGIVAIDPEKCNGCTFCQSGCPFDVPRYRPGDGIVDKCTLCMDRIEEGGVPACVKTCQPEALKFGPREKMIAAGRARVEFLKKKGFEKAELYGEKECGGLHILTVCQYGHEAYGLPTDPHPKAVLGAIRGMKAVTGVGTAAVVAGLAVSFAAAAGYRRKKVSLEEAKKSWTPEQRAKADREVKELLEKEASGK, translated from the coding sequence ATGGCTAACAACAAGGAAGTCGCCATACTTTTCGACGCTTCGCACTGCACGGGCTGCAAGGGCTGCCAGGTCGCCTGCAAGCAGTGGAACGTCCTTCCGTCCCCGCTGGGGCTCAACGCCACGCCCTTCACGGGGTCCTACCAGTGCCCGCCGGATTTAAACGGCGACACCCGGCTCATCATGACCTTCAAGGAGACCGAGTCGGGCGACAAGTACCATCCGATCAACCTGGCGATCGGCCGCCGCTCGTGCTTCCACTGCACGGACGCGGGCTGCGTGAAGGCCTGCTCTTCGGGCGCCCTCTACAAGAAGGAAAACGGCATCGTCGCCATTGACCCGGAAAAGTGCAACGGCTGCACCTTCTGCCAGAGCGGCTGTCCCTTCGACGTGCCCCGCTACCGCCCCGGCGACGGGATCGTCGACAAGTGCACGCTGTGCATGGACCGCATCGAGGAGGGCGGCGTCCCCGCCTGCGTGAAGACCTGCCAGCCCGAAGCGCTCAAGTTCGGGCCGCGCGAGAAGATGATCGCCGCCGGGCGCGCCAGGGTCGAATTCCTGAAGAAAAAGGGATTCGAAAAGGCCGAGCTCTACGGCGAGAAGGAATGCGGCGGCCTGCACATCCTTACGGTCTGCCAGTACGGCCACGAGGCCTACGGGCTGCCCACTGACCCGCATCCGAAGGCCGTGCTCGGCGCCATCCGCGGCATGAAGGCCGTCACGGGCGTGGGGACCGCCGCCGTCGTGGCCGGGCTCGCGGTTTCGTTTGCCGCCGCAGCCGGCTACCGCAGGAAGAAGGTCTCGCTCGAGGAGGCCAAGAAGAGCTGGACGCCTGAGCAGCGCGCGAAGGCGGACCGCGAAGTCAAGGAACTTCTTGAAAAAGAAGCGTCTGGAAAATAA
- a CDS encoding cytochrome b/b6 domain-containing protein, with protein sequence MTRYIQRHSLLTRVTHGVVAIACIGLAVTGVFVFVPSLGGDLMGGRFTHVMRVLHRIIAIPFILFPIYSLLRSPKGAAKLFKEDIFGKWDKDDVAWAMKFPLYLFAPAKVHMPPQHHVKSAQRLADGGLVFCCLFMALSGLVLWLNTGLLPGGGAKVAFGAETLLAARLVHDVFFCLTVILSLAHIYLGAGIWQPYRGTARIMWGDGKVSEADAAYHWGYWANQELALGKNVTEVKDEKEGKA encoded by the coding sequence ATGACACGTTACATCCAGCGCCATTCGCTGCTCACCCGGGTCACGCACGGCGTGGTGGCCATCGCCTGCATCGGGCTCGCCGTCACGGGCGTCTTCGTCTTCGTCCCGAGCTTGGGCGGAGACCTGATGGGCGGGCGCTTCACCCACGTGATGAGGGTCCTGCACCGCATCATCGCCATACCCTTCATCCTTTTCCCGATCTACTCGCTGCTCAGGTCCCCCAAGGGAGCCGCCAAGCTCTTCAAGGAGGACATCTTCGGCAAGTGGGACAAGGACGACGTCGCCTGGGCGATGAAGTTCCCGCTTTACCTGTTTGCGCCCGCGAAGGTGCACATGCCCCCGCAGCACCACGTGAAGTCCGCCCAGAGGCTGGCTGACGGCGGACTCGTGTTCTGCTGCCTGTTCATGGCGCTCTCGGGCCTCGTGCTCTGGCTCAACACCGGGCTGCTGCCCGGCGGAGGCGCCAAAGTGGCCTTCGGCGCCGAGACGCTGCTCGCGGCCCGGCTGGTCCACGACGTCTTCTTCTGCCTCACGGTGATCCTGAGCCTCGCGCACATCTACCTCGGCGCGGGCATCTGGCAGCCCTACCGCGGCACTGCCCGGATCATGTGGGGCGACGGCAAGGTGAGCGAGGCCGACGCCGCCTACCACTGGGGCTACTGGGCGAACCAGGAGCTCGCGCTGGGCAAGAACGTCACTGAAGTGAAGGACGAAAAGGAAGGAAAAGCCTGA